One segment of Carya illinoinensis cultivar Pawnee chromosome 1, C.illinoinensisPawnee_v1, whole genome shotgun sequence DNA contains the following:
- the LOC122310921 gene encoding uncharacterized protein LOC122310921 yields the protein MSRTASLSQAWKKPPDGTYKMNWDASLDTTRGLVGIGAIIRDSYGRVLGTFRARREITLSPYAAEVYALMMAILFCKEAGINEVTLEGDSLQVVKKLKDSREDWSPGGLIVEDTRAVLRSFAFWNVCHTKRDGNVATHLLAKDALLSEFDLYDLEEIPNCIKQVVASDAL from the coding sequence ATGTCCAGAACTGCCTCCTTATCTCAGGCTTGGAAAAAACCTCCAGATGGGACCTACAAAATGAATTGGGATGCATCTCTCGACACTACAAGAGGCCTAGTTGGAATTGGAGCTATCATTAGAGACAGCTATGGAAGAGTCCTGGGTACATTTAGAGCTCGGAGAGAAATCACTCTATCACCTTATGCTGCAGAGGTGTATGCACTGATGATGGCTATCCTTTTTTGTAAAGAAGCTGGCATTAATGAAGTTACTCTGGAAGGTGACTCTCTTCAGGTGGTCAAAAAGCTAAAGGATTCAAGGGAAGATTGGAGTCCAGGAGGCCTTATAGTCGAAGACACTAGAGCTGTTTTAAGGTCTTTTGCTTTTTGGAACGTTTGTCACACTAAAAGGGATGGTAATGTGGCAACACACTTGCTAGCCAAGGATGCCCTTTTAAGTGAGTTTGATCTCTATGATCTAGAGGAAATTCCTAATTGTATTAAGCAAGTAGTTGCTAGTGATGCACTGTAA